In one Pleomorphomonas sp. T1.2MG-36 genomic region, the following are encoded:
- a CDS encoding carbohydrate ABC transporter permease: MARFTKPSRARFSLATPILILLCMLWLIPTLGLLISSFRTPDDVRNSGWWTIFPHRAWQVVEVIKPEPSLDRSGVMSFAGVSGTFDQLRTGIETDDGQRVTWVGNRRLGTVRVEELRWTMTARLTLDNYANVLTGKQYEITHEDGSRETLRGDDLSGAFLNSLAVTLPSVLLPLMVAAFAAYGFAWVRFPGRRLIFSIVVALMVVPLQVSLVPVLSDYVRLGLNGTYLAVWLAHAGFGLPLAIYLLYNFIAALPRELLEAATVDGASHLKIFRSIILPLAGPALASYAIFQFLWVWNDYLVSLIFIGSQPNVQVLTMRLAEIVGSRGNDWHLLTAGAFISMILPLAVFFSLQRYFVRGLTAGAVKS, translated from the coding sequence ATGGCACGCTTCACCAAACCGTCGCGAGCCCGCTTCAGTCTGGCTACGCCGATCCTCATTCTGCTGTGCATGCTGTGGCTAATCCCGACGCTCGGGTTGCTGATATCGTCCTTCCGGACTCCCGACGACGTCCGCAACAGCGGCTGGTGGACGATATTCCCGCATCGCGCCTGGCAGGTCGTCGAGGTCATCAAGCCGGAGCCGTCCCTCGACCGGAGCGGCGTCATGAGCTTTGCCGGGGTGAGCGGCACCTTCGACCAGTTGCGCACCGGCATCGAGACCGACGACGGACAGCGTGTCACCTGGGTCGGCAATCGGCGCCTCGGGACCGTCCGCGTCGAGGAACTGCGCTGGACCATGACGGCCCGTCTCACGCTCGACAATTACGCCAACGTGCTGACCGGCAAGCAATACGAGATCACCCACGAGGACGGGTCCAGGGAAACGCTGCGCGGTGACGATCTTTCCGGTGCCTTCCTGAACAGCCTCGCGGTCACCTTGCCGTCGGTATTGCTGCCGCTGATGGTGGCTGCCTTCGCCGCCTACGGCTTTGCGTGGGTCAGGTTTCCCGGCCGGCGGCTGATCTTCTCGATCGTCGTGGCGCTGATGGTGGTGCCGTTGCAGGTGTCACTGGTGCCGGTGCTCAGCGACTATGTACGGCTCGGGCTGAACGGCACCTACCTTGCCGTCTGGCTCGCCCACGCGGGCTTCGGTCTGCCGCTCGCCATCTACCTGCTCTACAACTTCATTGCCGCGCTGCCCCGCGAGCTTCTGGAGGCCGCCACCGTCGACGGCGCCAGCCATCTCAAGATCTTCCGCTCGATCATCCTGCCCTTGGCTGGGCCGGCGCTCGCGTCCTACGCCATCTTCCAGTTCCTGTGGGTCTGGAACGACTATCTGGTGTCGCTGATCTTCATCGGCAGCCAGCCCAATGTGCAAGTTCTGACCATGCGCCTTGCCGAGATCGTCGGCTCGCGCGGCAACGACTGGCACCTCCTGACCGCCGGCGCTTTCATTTCCATGATCCTGCCGCTGGCCGTGTTCTTCTCACTGCAACGCTACTTCGTTCGCGGCCTGACCGCGGGCGCCGTGAAATCGTGA